In the Cheilinus undulatus linkage group 19, ASM1832078v1, whole genome shotgun sequence genome, one interval contains:
- the LOC121527265 gene encoding aspartyl/asparaginyl beta-hydroxylase-like isoform X9: MSEASDEEIKLPKEGTEGESAARTNTTKGLKEAQKPPVGASPEEDTVLTPEEASEPLAETTNKQAAEPQGAEPTETASSETQTEKTASGITSPPDLDDEGSKSYDVESEIQAAVPLPPISEDFVPDDPRDSAHPEEDKAETIDTTGVLVEERPPEETVVESTQYLTSSKFTQEAVTVEELENQSEPPVEPEPQSEPQTETPKQTESGAEAEETTEKQAEEKPKEKASLLLSISTPAKKKKPKLLNKFDKTIKAEIDAAEKLRKKGKLEEALRAFESLVQQHPQSPRARYGKAQTEDDLAEKMRSNEMLQKAINSYREAAELPDATPDLLKAALKRRAERQQFLGRMRGSLATLERLTQIFPEDISLKNDLGVAHLLLGDNKGAKKVYEEVLAVAPDDGFAKVHYGFILKSENKIAESIPYLREGLESGEPGTDDGRFYFHLGDALQRVGDKSAYHWYELGHKRGHFASVWQRSLYNVDGLKAQPWWMPKETGYTDLVKTLERNWKTIRDEALAVMDKNTGMFIPEEENLRERGEWGQFTLWQQGRKVGTSCQSVPKTCGLLERYPEATGCKRGQIKFSVMQPGTHVWPHTGPTNCRLRMHLGLVIPKQGCRIRCTDQTREWEEGKVLIFDDSFEHEVWQEADSYRLIFIVDVWHPELTPYQRQTLSPI, from the exons GCCTGAAAGAAGCCCAGAAACCACCTGTGGGAGCTTCACCTGAGGAAGACACAG ttttaacaCCAGAAGAAGCCAGTGAGCCTTTGGCTGAAACGACCAATAAGCAAGCTGCAGAGCCCCAGGGGGCGGAGCCAACAGAAACTGCATCATCTGAAACACAGACCGAGAAGACTGCATCAG gGATCACTTCTCCTCCTGACCTCGATGATGAAG GCTCTAAATCTTACGATGTGGAGTCTGAAATACAAG CTGCTGTTCCTCTACCTCCGATATCTGAAGACTTTGTGCCGG atGATCCCAGAGACAGCGCTCATCCTGAAG AGGATAAAGCTGAAACTATTGACACCACTGGAG TCCTTGTTGAAGAGCGCCCTCCAGAGGAGACTGTCG TGGAGTCAACACAATACCTGACCAGCTCCAAATTCACTCAGGAAGCAG tGACAGTGGAGGAACTAGAAAACCAGTCAGAGCCCCCAGTGGAACCAGAACCGCAGAGTGaaccacagacagaaacaccaAAACAGACAGAGAGCGGTGCAGAGGCTGAAG AAACAACAGAGAAACAGGCCGAGGAGAAGCCAAAAGAAAAAG catctcttcttctgtccatCTCTACtccagcaaagaagaagaaaccaaAACTGCTCAATAAGTTTGATAAAACCATCAAAGCTGAAATCGACGCTGCTGAAAAACTTCGTAAAAAG GGTAAGCTGGAGGAGGCATTGAGAGCGTTTGAGTCATTGGTGCAGCAGCATCCTCAGAGCCCCCGCGCTCGCTACGGAAAGGCTCAG ACGGAGGACGACCTGGCAGAAAAGATGCGCAGTAACGAAATGCTGCAGAAAGCCATCAACAGCTACAGAGAGGCCGCTGAGCTGCCTGACGCAACCCCTGACCTCTTGAAAGCAGCGCTGAAGAGACGAGCAGAGCGGCAGCAGTTCCTGG gTCGGATGCGAGGCTCTCTGGCGACTCTGGAGCGGTTGACCCAGATCTTTCCAGAAGACATCAGTCTGAAGAATGACCTTGGCGTTGCTCACCTGCTGCTGGGAGACAACAAAGGTGCCAAGAAGGTCTACGAGGAG GTTTTGGCGGTCGCCCCCGATGATGGCTTTGCCAAAGTTCACTACGGCTTCATCCTGAAGTCAGAGAATAAGATAGCAGAGAGTATACCATACCTGAGG GAGGGTTTGGAATCTGGTGAACCAGGGACGGATGACGGGCGGTTTTATTTCCATCTGGGTGACGCCCTGCAGAGGGTCGGAGACAAAAGC GCATATCACTGGTACGAGCTTGGTCATAAACGCGGCCACTTTGCCTCCGTGTGGCAGAGGTCGCTGTACAACGTGGACGGCCTGAAGGCTCAGCCGTGGTGGATGCCTAAAGAGACCGGATACACCGATCTGGTCAAG ACGCTGGAAAGGAACTGGAAGACGATCAGGGACGAAGCTCTGGCTGTGATGGACAAAAACACGGGAATGTTCATACCTGAGGAGGAGAACCTGAGAGAAAGGGGAGAGTGGGGACAGTTCACTCTCTGGCAACAAG gtcGAAAAGTAGGAACTTCCTGTCAGAGTGTCCCAAAGACGTGTGGTCTATTGGAGAGATATCCTGAAGCTACAGGCTGCAAGAGAGGACAG atAAAGTTCTCAGTGATGCAGCCAGGTACGCACGTGTGGCCTCACACCGGCCCCACTAACTGCAGACTGAGGATGCACCTCGGCCTCGTCATCCCCAAACAGGGCTGCAGGATCCGCTGCACTGACCAGACACG GGAATGGGAGGAGGGGAAAGTCCTCATCTTCGACGATTCCTTCGAACACGAGGTGTGGCAGGAAGCTGACAGCTACCGCCTCATCTTCATCGTTGATGTTTGGCACCCAGAGTTAACGCCGTACCAGCGCCAAACTCTGAGTCCGATTTAG
- the LOC121527104 gene encoding clavesin-1-like encodes MMTHLHAGLSSETTEKARLELNENPDTLHQDIQQVRDMIVTRPDIGFLRTDDDFILRFLRARKFDQVETFRLLAQYFQFRQQNLDMFQSFKVDDPGIKRALMDGFPGVLETPDQHGRKILILFASNWDQSRNSFTDILRAILLSLEVLIENPELQINGFILIIDWSNFSFKQASKLTPNILKLAIEGLQDSFPARFGGIHFVNQPWYIHAMYTIIKPFLKDKTRKRIFLHGNNLNSLHQLIQPECLPSEFGGTLPPYDMGIWARTLLGPDYNDETEYTLTYDALHVRENCGGGGDKDMMKRSQSAVEPGTLRPTDRETSTPLLALD; translated from the exons ATGATGACGCATCTGCACGCCGGTCTCAGCTCAGAGACGACAGAGAAGGCTCGTCTGGAGCTGAACGAGAACCCGGACACTCTGCATCAGGACATCCAGCAG GTCCGGGACATGATTGTGACACGGCCCGACATCGGTTTCCTGAGGACTGACGATGACTTCATCCTCCGCTTCCTGAGAGCCAGAAAGTTCGATCAGGTGGAGACTTTCAGGCTACTGGCCCAGTACTTCCAGTTCAGACAGCAGAACCTGGACATGTTTCAGAGCTTCAAG GTGGACGACCCGGGTATTAAGCGAGCGCTGATGGATGGTTTTCCAGGCGTGCTGGAGACTCCAGACCAACATGGCCGAAAAATCCTCATCCTGTTTGCCTCCAACTGGGACCAGAGCAG GAACTCGTTCACTGACATCCTGCGGGCGATCCTGCTCTCTCTGGAGGTTTTGATAGAGAACCCGGAACTCCAGATCAATGGTTTCATCCTCATCATCGACTGGAGCAACTTCTCCTTCAAACAGGCATCCAAGTTAACGCCAAACATCCTCAAACTGGCCATCGAGGGCCTCCAG GACAGTTTTCCGGCCCGGTTTGGAGGAATCCACTTTGTGAATCAGCCTTGGTACATTCATGCCATGTACACCATCATCAAACCTTTCCTCAAGGACAAAACCAGGAAGAGG ATCTTCCTCCACGGTAACAACCTAAACTCGCTCCACCAGCTCATCCAGCCCGAGTGTTTGCCATCAGAATTCGGTGGCACCCTTCCTCCATATGATATGGGAATCTGGGCGCGTACGCTGCTGGGACCCGACTACAATGACGAGACGGAGTACACGCTGACCTACGACGCcctacatgtcagagagaactgtggaggaggaggagacaaggACATGATGAAGAG GTCTCAGTCAGCGGTCGAACCAGGAACTCTCCGACCGACAGACCGAGAGACCAGCACGCCTCTGCTGGCCTTGGActga